Sequence from the Panulirus ornatus isolate Po-2019 chromosome 5, ASM3632096v1, whole genome shotgun sequence genome:
caaggctccgacagacccccaacaaggccagcaggctccgacagacccccaacaaggccagcaggctccgacagacccccaacaaggccagcaggctccgacagacccccaacaaggccagcaggctccgacagacccccaacaaggccagcaggctccgacagacccccaacaaggccagcaggctccgacagacccccaacaaagCCAACAGGcaccgacagacccccaacaaggccaacaggctccgacagacccccaacaaggccaacaggctccgacagacccccaacaaggccaacaggctccgacagacccccaacaaggccaacaggctccgacagacccccaacaaggccaacaggctccgacagacccccaacaaggccaacaggctccgacagacccccaacaaggccaacaggctccgacagacccccaacaaggccagcaggctccgacagacccccaacaggGCCACAAGGCTCAAACAGACCCCCAACAAGAccaacaggctccgacagacccccaacagggccacaaggctccgacagacccccaacaaggccagcaggctccgacagacccccaacaaggccagcaggctccgacagacccccaacaaggccagcaggctccgacagacccccaacaaggccaacaggcaccgacagacccccaacaaggccaacaggctccgacagacccccaacaaggccaacaggctccgacagacccccaacaaggccaacaggctccgacagacccccaacaaggccagcaggctccgacagacccccaacaaggccaggagggggtctgtcggagcctgttggccttgttgggggtctgttgGAGCCTTGTGGCcctgttgggggtctgtcggagccttgTGGCCCTGTTGGTGGTCTGTCGGAGCCTTGTGGCCCTGTTGGTGGTCTGTCGGAGCCTTGTGGCCCTGTTGGTGGTCTGTCGGAGCCTTGTGGCCCTGTTGGtggtctgtcggagcctgctggccttgttgggggtctgtcggagtcTGTTGgtcttgttgggggtctgtcggagcctgttggccttgttgggggtctgtcggagtcTGTTGgtcttgttgggggtctgtcggagccttgtggccctgttgggggtctgtcggagccttgtggccctgttgggggtctgtcggagcctgttggccttgttgggggtctgtcggagtcTGTTGgtcttgttgggggtctgtcggagccttgtggccttgttgggggtctgtcggagccttgtggccttgttgggggtctgtcggagccttgtggccctgttgggggtctgtcggagccttgtggccttgttgggggtctgtcggagccttgtggccctgttgggggtctgtcggagcttGTTGGCCGTGTTGGGGGTCTGTCAGTTTCTGGTGGTGTCTGTTGGAGACTTTCAGAATATTTCGTCCATCGGAGGTTCAACAAGGAGTGTCCAGGTCTGTGAAGGTTTGTGAGGAATTAAAGTATTTTGGAATTTCATAAAGTCAATGTGAGGAACGAAGTCTTTCAGCATTAGTCCGGTTAACAAAGTCGGGGAAGGTTTTTTCGGAGTCGGTCGAGTGTCTTCTGGGGTCATTGGTCCCTTGAGAAATGATTGGGAATAACCCTTACGGTGATCTGAATGTTGGGCATGTGGTCTGGACGGGACGGGTCGGGGTCAGATTTTGGTGCGTTTCTTAATGTTGCTTTGAAGATGAGGgaatgttgagggagggaggttgcctGTGAGGGAATGTTGTCATCAGTGTGTGGGAGATGGGAAACatggatgatattgtgttgtgATCAGAGAGGTGGGGGTCAGGCCGACCATCAGGCGATAAAGGGCCAGTGTTGGCTCGGGTTGTCTCGACTGCCTTAAGGTAAACAAGTCGAGGCTTAACCCCTTcagcacaacgctacgacccctgagcacgacaacaTGACCCTTGGATATGAGAGAGTGACCTACTGCTCGAAGGATCTTGTTGTCTTGATCAAGACTTAATGGAAGAAAACCGCCTAAGGTGATTGTATCTTCGGATAGGGAGACGTCTGGTAATGAGGATTGTGGTCTACTGTATGAAGAATATTGGTCAAGCAGGTAAGGTAATAGTATATTGTAAGTGTTGGTCAAGTAAGTATAGTGATACCGAGATCAATATTACATAACTGTGCAAACGTTAGTAATGTTGTAAGAGACTTGACTCGTTGTACCACAGTGGTGACAGCTGCAGTTTGGTCTAGACGTTTTGACCAGCAAAACGGAAACTCAACTTGTTAGAGGCATCCGGATCCGACAGTCCAAAAACTGTTCATCACGAACGGATTCTTGTGATCGTTACTGTCATGCTCGAGTCTCACAATACACTGAAGTCAGTCTTACATCATAAAGGACTCGTCTATGTTAGCTTTATCTAACACCTACAGGTAAAGTCATGATGTTTAAAGATATCGATTTATTATGTGGTAAGTGCACTGACCGGTGAGTGACGTGGAAATGTTCTCGCTAAGCAAAACCTTAACTGGGGACAACAACAGACTGTCAGAAAAACTTATGACTGAAGGAACTTCTTTTGTGATTGGAGGGACTTCTGTTATGACTGGAGGTTATCTGTTATGACGTATGGCTGGAGGAAGGCTTTGATTGGAGGAACTAATGATTAGATTGGAGGGCATCCGTTATGAGTCGAGGCGCTTCTGTTACGACGGCCAGAGGCCTCTGTTTTCTGTAGGGAAACTGTTAACTTTACGGTGAACTTTATCAGTAAAGACTAACTATTTCCTGATATATATTGGAATGaaagatttatattttttcagaTTGATGCTGTGGTGACCGACTtgttgatagtaatgatgatgattgagtgTGATGTAGTATGATTAAGTTGTCGACGAGATAACGAGTTTGTCAGTAACAGTCCAGGGAACATGTCaagtaatgaagaaaaatgatatattttgatCTTTGTCTTCATGTCCAAAGTTTAGAGAGTCATTTTAGTGGCTCGAGCAGGACCAGGTGCACGTCTGTGAAGGATCTGTAGGTGGGTAAGGAGCAGCGACGTGTCACCAGTAAGTCAACATGTGTCGTTATCGTAGTATCAAGTGGCAGTCACGAGTCCTAAGGTTCCCACCTGATGATAACGGTCACCTCTCTGAGATACCTTTGACTCGGGAGGCGAAACTGTAGCACGTCAACTGGAGGTGACCCAGGCGACGGTGGCTCCTAACCACCTTACTTGTTGATGGGCGAAAGTTTAACAGTTGACCTGGTCCTACGGTTGGTCTGGTTGAGCGGGGGTGGGCGGCTGAGGGCATGACGACCCATGATTGGTGAGGGAAGATCACGTATGGAGGGCGAGGAGGACTTGCGAGGCGGAGTAGCCATCCCGACACCGTCTTCGTCAGGTACCCACTCCTGCAGGGCAGGACAGACATCAGTGAACATTCTCATACAAGTATTTAGCTTTACCTCGTATGCAAATATACTTTTTCAACCACGAAGTTGGAGGAAAGACACTTCATAACTTGTCTGTTTTCAGCTGCTCAATAAAGGGTAAGAATCTTAACTAGATTAGaaatcacaatgaaataacttCGTCTGAACCTGGTATGTCTTCCCAGTGTCATACTTGAGTCTGGTTTTGTATACTTTATTATTTATGATTACTGATGCCTTTACTATATTATACTGCATTATTTTCTCTTACTGGCTTGACTATCTCTACCAGTTCACATGTCTGTATCATCTCTAGTTAATATAACTCATTATGTGAACCTTTATTACGTCCACTAAGTCGGGTCTGCTGCTCATACATGGTCGCTGTCCTCCACAGGTGCTGGTGGCCGAGCAACATGCTGGCCACCGGTCATGAGGGGCACCAGCGTCCAGCTGACGTTGTGGATGCAGCAACCCCAGGACTCGCCCGCCACTCCCTTGCTAACAACTCCCAGAAGACTCACCTGTGGCTGGTAACACTCACCTGGACAGCCTCCGCTCCGCCCTCGGCGCGGTAGGAGACTAGTTTTGGGGGCGGAGTGAGCGCCTGGCGgagggagaggctctcactcGCGGCCGAGGCCAGTGAGCGGagagagagcgaggaggaggaggatgctgcgTTCTCAGCGGTGACTATGGCGTGTGGTGGGGGCGGTGAGCCCGTCCTAGGGGCGGTGTGGAGCGTGATCCTGGGCTGCGACAGTTCCAGGGCCGGGTTGGCTGGCCGGTACACCGTGCGTTCCTCCTCCCCGCTCTCACTGGCCGACACGCTCCCTCGACGTACGTCAGTGTTGCCATCGTCGTCCCGACGGAGCCCTGATGGTGGAGGCGACCCGATGAACCTGGCGGAGTTGAGGTCCCTATCCAGGGGAGTGGCCTGCAGGGAAGGACTGGTGTCAGACGGGTCAACACTACTGGTGACCTGTGCTGGTCAGTCGTGATGGGAAGGCATCAGTGTCAACTTTATTTCAACTATTTCTATCAATTTGTTGGAGGACATTATACACAGTTGACACATGTAAGAAGAAATGTACAGTTTTGCTGCAGAAGGAATCTAGTTATGTATTCATAAATATGCAAATAAAGACGCCATGAAGCAGACTTTGCAATATCGACCTATTCCTTTAAATCGAATCCGCAATACAGTAATTGGTTTGAATTCTGGGGTAATTGGAAGCCTTCATGGGTGTCCCATTAAAAGAAAATTGGACTCTGAAAAGCTAAGCCAATTAACTACGGCCTTGAGGACGAACCTGACGACATGACTCTTATCTGAAGAATCTTATGATTATTGATGTGGCAatataccaccaccacagacgtgtGTGTTACTCACCGCAAGTACAGGGCTTCGTGGTTTCTGTGCCAGGGGCGGGAGGCTGTGTGGTTTACGCCTGTGTTCCTCCCCACCGCTGGGTCGGCCACCACCCATCACATGACCCTCCTGGGCAGGCCTGCTGGGCAAGACAATGGTTAACACGTCATTAAGACACAAACAAGACAATAACACACGAGGGAAAACGTGGCTCAGAGAAGACACTCATGAGACTCCACACAATCCCCACACCTCTAGAAGTATCCTCCAAGACCTCCAGAGACTAggcactcacagatcccccagAAGCCCCAGAGTTACCTCCAGAGACCCGAGTCGTTCCAGATCCTCAGGTACCCCGgaggtccacccccccccccccccccccagaagccTGAGAGTTATCATTAACAATTTACAAATACATTTTCTTGGGGAGGAGCGGGGCTGAACTCGGGGTCCTGGGGAGGAGCGGGGCTGAACTCGGGGTCCTGGGGAGGAGCGGGGCTGAACTCGGGTCCTGGGGAGGAGCAGGGCTGAACTCGGGGTCCTGGTGAGGAGCGGGGCTGAACTCGGGTCCTGGGGAGGAGCAGGGCTGAACTCGGGGTCCTGGGGAGGAGCAGGGCTGAACTCGGGGTCCTGGTGAGGAGCGGGGCTGAACTCGGGTCCTGGGGAGGAGCAGGGCTGAACTCGGGGTCCTGGGGAGGAGCAGGGCTGAACTCGGGGTCCTGGTGAGGAGCGGGGCTGAACTCGGGTCCTGGGGAGGAGCAGGGCTGAACTCGGGGTCCTGGGGAGGAGCAGGGCTGAACTCGGGTCCTGGGAGAGTAATTATTGAAACCCGGAAATACTGAAAGTCAGAGGAAAGGTCGGGGTCTTGTGTGTGAGGTCGACGTTGCAGCGGAAAGGTCAAGACTTACCTGGGAAGTGACCGGAAATGTTGAGTTATGAACATTAATAAAGTCCAGCAGACACGGCTGACATTATCATataaatgtatggatatgtattaaAGGAGAGGGTCGCGGTTTGCATGACACAAAGTCCATCTtgcttacagacagacagacaggtcgtCTGTTTATTTAGTTGTGTTGTTGTTGGAAATGTCAGTTCTGTGTCCTGTCTGTTGCCGGCCCGACCTGTTCTGTTTTCCCCGTTGTACAAGTTTGATGGTTAATCACAACAACGACTGTATTACTTACAGAATAAAAAACCCActtttgatgatgatgtcaaggCTGATTACAAGTACCTGGAAGTTACACTGAAAAAGTTGTGTGTTACAAGAAAAACGTCAACAGAGGAACAAGTTTCCCTGCGCATGTCCACCCTCtggatgtcatgtataatgtagtgAAACCACAGCCCGCCAGACACACACTAAGTCCCACAACTATTTCATGGTTTACTTTGATCGCTTCGTATTCTAAGTTCCACTCAATGAAATCATGTCGTCCCccatacaccacatcgatcctgTTCATTTCCTCCCATTCCTGCCTCTCGCCCATCTGAATGTTCAGTCCCCAGAACCCTCCttcgctctatccttccatctctcagTCTACCCTTCCATTGTACACCCGGGGCATACATTCTCTTGctctcgtcactcatcctctccagatgtccaaaccatttcaatacacaatgAATAAGAACTGAAAATTTCTTTTGGCTTGGGATTGAAGGTGACAAAGACCTCTGGAGGAAGACTTATCTGAAAAGGTCAGAATATGTACATCAGTTGGTTCAGCAAGTAGAAGGTAAGACAAGTGATCATGGTAGTGCTGGGAAGGTCAACATGAATGTTGAGAGGAAAAGGCACATGATACgaaggtggaaggtggggggCGATGATAAAGCTGGTGTGGAGAAACTCGAgataacaacacctgatacatgAGGGGAGGAAGAACCATCCACTCTCATCTAAGGTCAGGGGTGACAGGTAAGGAGGTCAAAGCTCTGGGGTCAGAAATCACGCATTCAAATGTCAAGGATGAAAGGACTAGAGGTCAAAGACCAACTGGTCAAAAAGGTCACGGGTTGAATATCGAGAGTTCAAATGTTAAGAGGTCAAAGCAGAGATCAGTAGTTACGGGAATTGGGAGGTTAGGGATGAAACACACTGGCAATTAACTTCACTGACCAATTAAATGTAAACTGACGAGAATATTAATCAAAATATACAGAAATACAACGTTAAAAGCCATATAAGCAGCGGTGACAAGTGAACACTAAACACATGTTAAGCTTAAAGTTGGTTTTATCTTTATATAAACACTTAACATTATAGTTATGAAATAAACATTGATGAAACTGTCCTGAAATGTGACTAGAAGCTTCAAGGGTTATTTTAATTGATTGTGACGTTCTCATCCAATTATTTTGTTCATTGTTACAAACATATATTAATGTGAAAATGGTTTATTTATTAGGTATTAGTTATCGAGTTTTGAACAATAGGTGAAAGTGTATTTTATATTTGAATTATATAGAATCATAATTGATTCTGGTATGATTTATGAAATGATTCTTAAATATAAACAAACTACAGTTGAGTAAGTGAGTGCTCTGGACTAGCAACTAGCGGgagaattattatgataattataccaACATGTTATTATGGATTTCTTAAAATTTCACATAGTAATAACGAATAATCAAACAATTTCTGCGACTGATTAGACGAGGATTATCAAAATAGAGAGTAGATAAAGTAATCAATAATGTGTTTGTCATTATTCTACTGGTGATTAAATCACAACATCACTGAATACCACAAAAGGTTGTGGTtactgttgtatgttgtatgtaagcAACACAGTAAAACGGATCATTGGTGATAAAACCATATTACTCTTAATTAGTGAACTGtaatgtgtaggagagagagagagagagagagagagagagagagagagagagagagagagagagagagagaaatatagaataATTACACAACATAACTGCCTTCCCCTGTGATTTCGTGTCATAATTTAAAAATCTTGTGAAATTTAAGAAAATTACCGAAATCTAGAGTTGGCTGGAGACCAGTTTATCTTCAGAAAATATAAGTATTTACGGTAATGAACCACAAGATTGCTCCTTCAGTGGTTGTTTGTCTCCATCACTTGGCTCCAGGCTAGTGCAAGTCTCGTGTCTTGTGGCTTCATCAATTTGCAGGTCACATGTCCATTGTTCATCAACTAAACATCGAGTTAACATTTTCCTCAACATGTAATCCAGACTTCTTGTGTTTCTTGGCCATGTATAGACTCTCATGTTTACGTCATCATCGTCAGCCACAATTATTGATGTAGTGATGTTTATAATATCTTCAATATTCACTATAAACTcaatattaccattactactactagtagtaagAGTAGAGATTATCATTCGATCTTTCACCATGAGTTTGTGTACAGTGATTATAATGATTTCCCCACATGTTGTGTCCAGGAGGCCAGGCAGAGTGTGGTGTTGGTTCATCCAAgaccagcaggtgtgggaggcGATGCTACACACCGTTTCGTCTATGGCAACATCTAGTGTTGACGGTGTACATCACTCTGCTACTGGCTGTAGCGTGTATGGCAGATGTAGGTGAAAAGATCCACATATACCAAGTTTGCAGAGCTTGATATGTTGATATCTTCTCTAAGCAGGacggaagaaaatgaaatgattgacTCTCCAGGTTGGTAAGATGACGCGACGTTATCAGTAAATTAACTGCAGCAGACAATATACACTTGGCTAGCTAGCtgtgatgcaacacacacacacacacaacctaacaAGGTGGTAGACTTGACACAAGTGGTAAGTGCTGCAGTCGCTGACATCAAACTCAGCCGTTGTAATTGGCTTCTACTTACTGGATGTATTGCAGCGTTTCCTCTTGTGTTTCATGTGATGacattaggtcagaggtcagcacaCACGTCATACAGAGAACAAAAGACTGTGCCATGATGTATCTTGGACCAGAAGAACAGTTCTGGAGTGAGGGTCATGCTGGACGATACTCGCTGTGTTGAGGGACGTGAACACTGGTTCAGGAGGTGGACCAtcttgatggtgatgggtgactggGTTGAGGAAACTCCAGTGTTGAAAATCTTTATCTGAACTCAGGACTCGATAGCCATTATTACCCTCCATCTACTGGACCCAGAGGCTTGCATGATCCATGTCATCCTTCCTGAACATTCCATCGTCCCAACAATACTTCACAACAATTTGACATCCTTGATCctaatttgtttataaatttgGTTTGTATGACACTCTGGTCCTCACTCCcgtacactctcctctcccatcatggCTCACTTGTagttcccctttatatatattcttccttacTGCTTCTCAATTTCTTTCCAGGTATCGTCCATTAGAACAGTAAAatatatactaaatatatatttatacgagTATTGCTGGCGTTTTATTACCTActatcttattttcttcatacatCTCACAACCAAGCCACCAGGTTACCTCCTTACAGTACGCCAGACAACTCCGTCATATTACATgtgacaaacacaacacatcgACTCCCATCACGTTTTCCATTGCCTATCATCGTGTCGACTCCATAATGATTGAAACCTTTCAGATAAGATTCCAATAACGTACGTCTTCTCTAAGCACGTTCTCCTGCACGCTTTTAGCATAATTAAAATGAGAGTAACAGTTGCGCCAAGCTTGAATAATCCACCGTAGTGATCTTAATTTAACTTGTGGAAGGAACTCGCCCGTCACGTATACCTTATACTGTGTGTTGGAAGATTTGGAACAACTTATATCTGTCAAGGTTGTGGAAGACAAGTGGAGACTGATCTTGTCTCAGTGTGAATGTTTCCATTCGTCTGGAGTGTACAGGTTGGAGAGGAAGGCTCTGATCCTGTGACCCAGATCAATGTTCCTCATTATAAAACATTTATATGAGGAAAATGTCATGATGAGACCCAGTGAGGGGAGGCGATGGTGGAGCGTAAGGACAGAGTAAATGAGGTACATAGAATGAAAACGAAGAAAACAGACATTTGGTAAGTAGAAAgtgaatagaaaataaataagatattggagagaaagagaggaagacatGGATAATAATAAggaagagaaaaatagaaaagttATTAAATAAAGAGATCCTGAAGTTGTAGTTGGGTGTTGGTAACTTAGTTGTATTTAACATGTGGTAAATCCCGAATGTAATGCCTTTAATACCCCATTGTCGGCCTGGACCACACTCACTTGCCTGAAAGATCGTAGCCATTATACAGGATTAACGTGTACATCAAGTCGGTTGTAATCACGAGAACAGacgccatgttgtgtgtgtgtgtgtgtgtgtgtgtgtgtgtgtgtatctaaggaTGTTGCGCTGACGCATATATTCGAGCAAGTGCGTATTGGAGAGTTGTTAGTTAATATGGTCATATTAAACAAGAAATCTGGAAATATTTACGCCAACATTATGGCCAACTTGCTCTAATGTCTTCGTTATTGAGGAAGATCCCAGACCACatatggtacgacctctgagtacgcGAATACGACCCTAGTGGAcaatgacctgaccctgaagacCATCATAAACAGAGGTCGTAGCTTCaagcttcaagggtcgtactgtcgtctgcTGAGACAACCAACCTTATTTTACAACGTTTAAAAACATTTTTGAGCAAAAGTTTATTTCGGGAAGCTGACAGAGGAAGCAGTTTGTATATAGTGAAGGAAGACTTGCTGGCACAACCTGGCTGTAAACGCGAGACTGGTAGAGGAAGTGAATCTTTGGGCCAAAGGTTATTTTAAACTCTCCTTGACCTTTACAGACGATACAATGACCTAGTCTGACCGAGGAAGGTGgctgcaccacacattgtctacaCTGCCTGAAGTATGATACAAGTTGCtcatgtgtgtgtaaacacacacaccacacacacacacacacacacggaatgaTTGTTTACACAGTGAAATAGAAAATATACAGATATGTGATGATACTTTAGTACTTGAAGAGAAGCAAAGTCATATCAGAGATGAcacagtggagtggaggaggagcgaCACAAGTAGATGTGACAAGAAAATGTAGACAGCAAGATGGCATCACAGATACACAGGTCAAGACGCAAATGGAAATAAAATTGCCACGTAAGTGGAAGGTGAAGATGTTAACTTCAGAACTGAGTTTAACGATTTACTGATGGTAAACAAATTAGTATGAATCACTGGCATCCATAATTGTCAAAAAACaataatgaagagagaagagaaagacatcAATGTTAATAAAACGTTTCTGAAGAAGAAAACTTCAGGAGGGACGAGTGATCAGCAATATAACCTTTCCAACAACAGTCCAGGTTATGGTACAACCAATACTGATGAATTATTAGTCATCTTCAGGGTAGAGTCTGCACTCTGGCTCATCCATGACAACAACTGTTGTGACAACCAACAAGTCAACACAAGTCTGTCAAAATTCTTAGCaaattatcacaatttcttcATAAAGTCCAAAATCCACTTAATGGAGAAATGAGTATAGCCACCTAGGGTCGAgagaataggttcgaatcctagttgcgacagtcggtccacattcaacccagctgttcatccacccattggggtcggtcgatgaatgggtacctggctcaagctaggatatACATACCATTATAGGCCACATATGTAGTCTGTAATGGTAGCTTCTAGACGGCGATCctccgttgtgatgttgggatttagataactgtTAAGTTCTGATGATgacgaggtggattgtctccacgaaacatgtgaaaaattacatgttaaaatcTTATAAACTTACTCTGAAGTGCGATTCCACTtcattactatcatcacggattagtgatcatatatata
This genomic interval carries:
- the LOC139748672 gene encoding uncharacterized protein isoform X2, which gives rise to MNLKGRQRQQGRLSNINRPLGRGVSNRISSTLEKRRSRSLTNRRVEGRGSRPSVSTFSNTISNTIITKQRSRSTDRPAQEGHVMGGGRPSGGEEHRRKPHSLPPLAQKPRSPVLAATPLDRDLNSARFIGSPPPSGLRRDDDGNTDVRRGSVSASESGEEERTVYRPANPALELSQPRITLHTAPRTGSPPPPHAIVTAENAASSSSSLSLRSLASAASESLSLRQALTPPPKLVSYRAEGGAEAVQEWVPDEDGVGMATPPRKSSSPSIRDLPSPIMGRHALSRPPPLNQTNRRTRSTVKLSPINK
- the LOC139748672 gene encoding uncharacterized protein isoform X1, translated to MNLKGRQRQQGRLSNINRPLGRGVSNRISSTLEKRRSRSLTNRRVEGRGSRPSVSTFSNTISNTIITKQRSRSTDSRPAQEGHVMGGGRPSGGEEHRRKPHSLPPLAQKPRSPVLAATPLDRDLNSARFIGSPPPSGLRRDDDGNTDVRRGSVSASESGEEERTVYRPANPALELSQPRITLHTAPRTGSPPPPHAIVTAENAASSSSSLSLRSLASAASESLSLRQALTPPPKLVSYRAEGGAEAVQEWVPDEDGVGMATPPRKSSSPSIRDLPSPIMGRHALSRPPPLNQTNRRTRSTVKLSPINK